One stretch of Cygnus atratus isolate AKBS03 ecotype Queensland, Australia chromosome 26, CAtr_DNAZoo_HiC_assembly, whole genome shotgun sequence DNA includes these proteins:
- the KLHL26 gene encoding kelch-like protein 26 isoform X4 has translation MFTGGMREASQDVIELKGVSAKGLKHIIDFAYSAEVTLDLDCIQDVLGAAVFLQMVPVVELCEEFLKSAMSVETCLNIGQMATTFSLASLKESVDAFTFRHFLQISEEEDFLHLPLERLVFFLQSNKLKSCSEIDLFRAAVRWLQYDPARRANASQVLCHIRFPLMKSSELVDSVQTLDIMVEDVLCRQYLLEAFNYQILPFRQHEMQSPRTTIRSDVLSLVTFGGTPYTDNDRTVSCKVYYLPDANVRQFKELTEMEVGSSHSCVAVLDNFVYIVGGQHLQYRSGEGAVDICYRYDPHLNQWLRIQAMQESRIQFQLNVLHGMVYATGGRNRSGSLASVEKYCPKNNEWTYVCSLKRRTWGHAGATVGDKLYISGGYGISVEDKKALHCYDPAVDQWEFKTPMNEPRVLHAMVSANNRIYALGGRMDHVDRCFDVLAVEYYVPETDQWTTVSPMRAGQSEAGCCLLEKKIYIVGGYNWHLNNVTSIVQVYNTETDEWERDLHFPESFAGIACAPVILPQQTKTKTCITY, from the exons ATGTTCACAGGCGGGATGAGAGAAGCCAGCCAAGATGTGATCGAACTGAAAGGTGTATCTGCAAAAGGACTGAAACACATAATAGACTTTGCGTACAGTGCTGAAGTGACTCTTGATCTTGACTGTATTCAGgatgtgctgggagctgctgtcttCCTCCAGATGGTGCCTGTCGTGGAGCTCTGCGAAGAATTTCTGAAGTCTGCCATGAGCGTAGAAACGTGTCTCAACATCGGGCAGATGGCCACCACCTTCAGCCTCGCATCCTTGAAGGAATCGGTCGATGCCTTCACCTTTCGGCATTTCCTCCAGATCTCCGAGGAGGAGGATTTCCTCCACCTGCCGCTGGAGCGCCTCGTTTTCTTCTTGCAGAGCAAtaagctgaaaagctgcagcGAGATAGACCTCTTCCGTGCTGCCGTCCGCTGGCTGCAGTACGACCCCGCGCGCCGTGCCAACGCCAGCCAGGTGCTCTGCCACATCCGCTTCCCGCTCATGAAGTCCTCGGAGCTGGTGGACAGCGTTCAGACCTTGGACATCATGGTGGAGGACGTCTTGTGCCGGCAGTATTTGCTGGAGGCCTTCAATTACCAGATCCTGCCCTTTCGCCAGCACGAGATGCAGTCCCCGCGCACCACCATCCGCTCGGACGTCCTGTCCCTCGTCACCTTCGGCGGCACCCCCTACACCGACAACGACCGCACCGTGAGCTGCAAGGTGTACTACCTGCCCGATGCCAACGTGCGCCAGTTCAAGGAGCTGACGGAGATGGAGGTGGGCAGCAGCCACTCCTGCGTGGCCGTGCTCGACAACTTCGTCTACATCGTCGGAGGGCAGCACCTGCAGTACCGGAGCGGCGAGGGAGCGGTCGATATCTGCTACAGGTACGATCCGCACCTGAACCAGTGGCTGCGCATCCAGGCCATGCAGGAGAGCAGGATCCAGTTCCAGCTGAACGTCCTCCACGGCATGGTGTACGCCACCGGCGGGAGGAACCGCTCGGGGAGCTTGGCCTCCGTAGAGAAGTATTGCCCCAAAAATAACGAGTGGACTTACGTGTGCTCCCTGAAGCGCAGGACGTGGGGGCACGCTGGAGCCACGGTAGGAGACAAATTGTACATCTCGGGTGGGTACGGGATTTCGGTGGAAGACAAAAAAGCCCTGCACTGTTACGACCCGGCCGTGGATCAGTGGGAGTTTAAAACCCCAATGAATGAACCCAGAGTCCTGCATGCCATGGTGAGTGCAAATAATAGGATTTATGCTCTGGGAGGCCGCATGGACCACGTTGACCGTTGTTTCGATGTTTTGGCTGTGGAATATTACGTGCCTGAAACAGACCAATGGACAACGGTGAGCCCTATGCGTGCGGGTCAGTCGGAAGCTGGCTGTTGTttactagaaaaaaagatttatatcGTAGGAGGGTACAATTGGCATCTGAACAATGTTACGAGCATTGTGCAGGTGTACAACACAGAAACTGATGAATGGGAAAGAGACCTACATTTTCCAGAATCTTTCGCTGGGATAGCATGTGCTCCCGTGATACTGCCACAG caaacaaaaaccaaaacctgtATAACATACTGA
- the KLHL26 gene encoding kelch-like protein 26 isoform X1, translated as MAESGGAEFAAERPSSMADKNSTLKCTFSAPGHSTTLLQGLASLRAQAQLLDVILTINNEVFQVHKVVLAACSDYFRAMFTGGMREASQDVIELKGVSAKGLKHIIDFAYSAEVTLDLDCIQDVLGAAVFLQMVPVVELCEEFLKSAMSVETCLNIGQMATTFSLASLKESVDAFTFRHFLQISEEEDFLHLPLERLVFFLQSNKLKSCSEIDLFRAAVRWLQYDPARRANASQVLCHIRFPLMKSSELVDSVQTLDIMVEDVLCRQYLLEAFNYQILPFRQHEMQSPRTTIRSDVLSLVTFGGTPYTDNDRTVSCKVYYLPDANVRQFKELTEMEVGSSHSCVAVLDNFVYIVGGQHLQYRSGEGAVDICYRYDPHLNQWLRIQAMQESRIQFQLNVLHGMVYATGGRNRSGSLASVEKYCPKNNEWTYVCSLKRRTWGHAGATVGDKLYISGGYGISVEDKKALHCYDPAVDQWEFKTPMNEPRVLHAMVSANNRIYALGGRMDHVDRCFDVLAVEYYVPETDQWTTVSPMRAGQSEAGCCLLEKKIYIVGGYNWHLNNVTSIVQVYNTETDEWERDLHFPESFAGIACAPVILPQQTKTKTCITY; from the exons ATGGCGGAGTCCGGCGGGGCCGAGTTCGCCGCGGAGCGGCCGAGCAG cATGGCTGACAAGAACAGCACCCTGAAATGCACGTTCTCTGCTCCTGGCCACAGCACCACTCTACTGCAGGGACTGGCCTCGCTCCGAGCTCAGGCTCAGCTGCTTGATGTCATCCTCACTATAAATAATGAAGTGTTTCAGGTTCATAAAGTTGTCTTGGCTGCCTGCAGTGACTATTTCAG GGCAATGTTCACAGGCGGGATGAGAGAAGCCAGCCAAGATGTGATCGAACTGAAAGGTGTATCTGCAAAAGGACTGAAACACATAATAGACTTTGCGTACAGTGCTGAAGTGACTCTTGATCTTGACTGTATTCAGgatgtgctgggagctgctgtcttCCTCCAGATGGTGCCTGTCGTGGAGCTCTGCGAAGAATTTCTGAAGTCTGCCATGAGCGTAGAAACGTGTCTCAACATCGGGCAGATGGCCACCACCTTCAGCCTCGCATCCTTGAAGGAATCGGTCGATGCCTTCACCTTTCGGCATTTCCTCCAGATCTCCGAGGAGGAGGATTTCCTCCACCTGCCGCTGGAGCGCCTCGTTTTCTTCTTGCAGAGCAAtaagctgaaaagctgcagcGAGATAGACCTCTTCCGTGCTGCCGTCCGCTGGCTGCAGTACGACCCCGCGCGCCGTGCCAACGCCAGCCAGGTGCTCTGCCACATCCGCTTCCCGCTCATGAAGTCCTCGGAGCTGGTGGACAGCGTTCAGACCTTGGACATCATGGTGGAGGACGTCTTGTGCCGGCAGTATTTGCTGGAGGCCTTCAATTACCAGATCCTGCCCTTTCGCCAGCACGAGATGCAGTCCCCGCGCACCACCATCCGCTCGGACGTCCTGTCCCTCGTCACCTTCGGCGGCACCCCCTACACCGACAACGACCGCACCGTGAGCTGCAAGGTGTACTACCTGCCCGATGCCAACGTGCGCCAGTTCAAGGAGCTGACGGAGATGGAGGTGGGCAGCAGCCACTCCTGCGTGGCCGTGCTCGACAACTTCGTCTACATCGTCGGAGGGCAGCACCTGCAGTACCGGAGCGGCGAGGGAGCGGTCGATATCTGCTACAGGTACGATCCGCACCTGAACCAGTGGCTGCGCATCCAGGCCATGCAGGAGAGCAGGATCCAGTTCCAGCTGAACGTCCTCCACGGCATGGTGTACGCCACCGGCGGGAGGAACCGCTCGGGGAGCTTGGCCTCCGTAGAGAAGTATTGCCCCAAAAATAACGAGTGGACTTACGTGTGCTCCCTGAAGCGCAGGACGTGGGGGCACGCTGGAGCCACGGTAGGAGACAAATTGTACATCTCGGGTGGGTACGGGATTTCGGTGGAAGACAAAAAAGCCCTGCACTGTTACGACCCGGCCGTGGATCAGTGGGAGTTTAAAACCCCAATGAATGAACCCAGAGTCCTGCATGCCATGGTGAGTGCAAATAATAGGATTTATGCTCTGGGAGGCCGCATGGACCACGTTGACCGTTGTTTCGATGTTTTGGCTGTGGAATATTACGTGCCTGAAACAGACCAATGGACAACGGTGAGCCCTATGCGTGCGGGTCAGTCGGAAGCTGGCTGTTGTttactagaaaaaaagatttatatcGTAGGAGGGTACAATTGGCATCTGAACAATGTTACGAGCATTGTGCAGGTGTACAACACAGAAACTGATGAATGGGAAAGAGACCTACATTTTCCAGAATCTTTCGCTGGGATAGCATGTGCTCCCGTGATACTGCCACAG caaacaaaaaccaaaacctgtATAACATACTGA
- the KLHL26 gene encoding kelch-like protein 26 isoform X2: MAESGGAEFAAERPSSMADKNSTLKCTFSAPGHSTTLLQGLASLRAQAQLLDVILTINNEVFQVHKVVLAACSDYFRAMFTGGMREASQDVIELKGVSAKGLKHIIDFAYSAEVTLDLDCIQDVLGAAVFLQMVPVVELCEEFLKSAMSVETCLNIGQMATTFSLASLKESVDAFTFRHFLQISEEEDFLHLPLERLVFFLQSNKLKSCSEIDLFRAAVRWLQYDPARRANASQVLCHIRFPLMKSSELVDSVQTLDIMVEDVLCRQYLLEAFNYQILPFRQHEMQSPRTTIRSDVLSLVTFGGTPYTDNDRTVSCKVYYLPDANVRQFKELTEMEVGSSHSCVAVLDNFVYIVGGQHLQYRSGEGAVDICYRYDPHLNQWLRIQAMQESRIQFQLNVLHGMVYATGGRNRSGSLASVEKYCPKNNEWTYVCSLKRRTWGHAGATVGDKLYISGGYGISVEDKKALHCYDPAVDQWEFKTPMNEPRVLHAMVSANNRIYALGGRMDHVDRCFDVLAVEYYVPETDQWTTVSPMRAGQSEAGCCLLEKKIYIVGGYNWHLNNVTSIVQVYNTETDEWERDLHFPESFAGIACAPVILPQVTTQR, encoded by the exons ATGGCGGAGTCCGGCGGGGCCGAGTTCGCCGCGGAGCGGCCGAGCAG cATGGCTGACAAGAACAGCACCCTGAAATGCACGTTCTCTGCTCCTGGCCACAGCACCACTCTACTGCAGGGACTGGCCTCGCTCCGAGCTCAGGCTCAGCTGCTTGATGTCATCCTCACTATAAATAATGAAGTGTTTCAGGTTCATAAAGTTGTCTTGGCTGCCTGCAGTGACTATTTCAG GGCAATGTTCACAGGCGGGATGAGAGAAGCCAGCCAAGATGTGATCGAACTGAAAGGTGTATCTGCAAAAGGACTGAAACACATAATAGACTTTGCGTACAGTGCTGAAGTGACTCTTGATCTTGACTGTATTCAGgatgtgctgggagctgctgtcttCCTCCAGATGGTGCCTGTCGTGGAGCTCTGCGAAGAATTTCTGAAGTCTGCCATGAGCGTAGAAACGTGTCTCAACATCGGGCAGATGGCCACCACCTTCAGCCTCGCATCCTTGAAGGAATCGGTCGATGCCTTCACCTTTCGGCATTTCCTCCAGATCTCCGAGGAGGAGGATTTCCTCCACCTGCCGCTGGAGCGCCTCGTTTTCTTCTTGCAGAGCAAtaagctgaaaagctgcagcGAGATAGACCTCTTCCGTGCTGCCGTCCGCTGGCTGCAGTACGACCCCGCGCGCCGTGCCAACGCCAGCCAGGTGCTCTGCCACATCCGCTTCCCGCTCATGAAGTCCTCGGAGCTGGTGGACAGCGTTCAGACCTTGGACATCATGGTGGAGGACGTCTTGTGCCGGCAGTATTTGCTGGAGGCCTTCAATTACCAGATCCTGCCCTTTCGCCAGCACGAGATGCAGTCCCCGCGCACCACCATCCGCTCGGACGTCCTGTCCCTCGTCACCTTCGGCGGCACCCCCTACACCGACAACGACCGCACCGTGAGCTGCAAGGTGTACTACCTGCCCGATGCCAACGTGCGCCAGTTCAAGGAGCTGACGGAGATGGAGGTGGGCAGCAGCCACTCCTGCGTGGCCGTGCTCGACAACTTCGTCTACATCGTCGGAGGGCAGCACCTGCAGTACCGGAGCGGCGAGGGAGCGGTCGATATCTGCTACAGGTACGATCCGCACCTGAACCAGTGGCTGCGCATCCAGGCCATGCAGGAGAGCAGGATCCAGTTCCAGCTGAACGTCCTCCACGGCATGGTGTACGCCACCGGCGGGAGGAACCGCTCGGGGAGCTTGGCCTCCGTAGAGAAGTATTGCCCCAAAAATAACGAGTGGACTTACGTGTGCTCCCTGAAGCGCAGGACGTGGGGGCACGCTGGAGCCACGGTAGGAGACAAATTGTACATCTCGGGTGGGTACGGGATTTCGGTGGAAGACAAAAAAGCCCTGCACTGTTACGACCCGGCCGTGGATCAGTGGGAGTTTAAAACCCCAATGAATGAACCCAGAGTCCTGCATGCCATGGTGAGTGCAAATAATAGGATTTATGCTCTGGGAGGCCGCATGGACCACGTTGACCGTTGTTTCGATGTTTTGGCTGTGGAATATTACGTGCCTGAAACAGACCAATGGACAACGGTGAGCCCTATGCGTGCGGGTCAGTCGGAAGCTGGCTGTTGTttactagaaaaaaagatttatatcGTAGGAGGGTACAATTGGCATCTGAACAATGTTACGAGCATTGTGCAGGTGTACAACACAGAAACTGATGAATGGGAAAGAGACCTACATTTTCCAGAATCTTTCGCTGGGATAGCATGTGCTCCCGTGATACTGCCACAGGTAACGACCCAGAGATAA
- the KLHL26 gene encoding kelch-like protein 26 isoform X3 — MAESGGAEFAAERPSRAMFTGGMREASQDVIELKGVSAKGLKHIIDFAYSAEVTLDLDCIQDVLGAAVFLQMVPVVELCEEFLKSAMSVETCLNIGQMATTFSLASLKESVDAFTFRHFLQISEEEDFLHLPLERLVFFLQSNKLKSCSEIDLFRAAVRWLQYDPARRANASQVLCHIRFPLMKSSELVDSVQTLDIMVEDVLCRQYLLEAFNYQILPFRQHEMQSPRTTIRSDVLSLVTFGGTPYTDNDRTVSCKVYYLPDANVRQFKELTEMEVGSSHSCVAVLDNFVYIVGGQHLQYRSGEGAVDICYRYDPHLNQWLRIQAMQESRIQFQLNVLHGMVYATGGRNRSGSLASVEKYCPKNNEWTYVCSLKRRTWGHAGATVGDKLYISGGYGISVEDKKALHCYDPAVDQWEFKTPMNEPRVLHAMVSANNRIYALGGRMDHVDRCFDVLAVEYYVPETDQWTTVSPMRAGQSEAGCCLLEKKIYIVGGYNWHLNNVTSIVQVYNTETDEWERDLHFPESFAGIACAPVILPQVTTQR; from the exons ATGGCGGAGTCCGGCGGGGCCGAGTTCGCCGCGGAGCGGCCGAGCAG GGCAATGTTCACAGGCGGGATGAGAGAAGCCAGCCAAGATGTGATCGAACTGAAAGGTGTATCTGCAAAAGGACTGAAACACATAATAGACTTTGCGTACAGTGCTGAAGTGACTCTTGATCTTGACTGTATTCAGgatgtgctgggagctgctgtcttCCTCCAGATGGTGCCTGTCGTGGAGCTCTGCGAAGAATTTCTGAAGTCTGCCATGAGCGTAGAAACGTGTCTCAACATCGGGCAGATGGCCACCACCTTCAGCCTCGCATCCTTGAAGGAATCGGTCGATGCCTTCACCTTTCGGCATTTCCTCCAGATCTCCGAGGAGGAGGATTTCCTCCACCTGCCGCTGGAGCGCCTCGTTTTCTTCTTGCAGAGCAAtaagctgaaaagctgcagcGAGATAGACCTCTTCCGTGCTGCCGTCCGCTGGCTGCAGTACGACCCCGCGCGCCGTGCCAACGCCAGCCAGGTGCTCTGCCACATCCGCTTCCCGCTCATGAAGTCCTCGGAGCTGGTGGACAGCGTTCAGACCTTGGACATCATGGTGGAGGACGTCTTGTGCCGGCAGTATTTGCTGGAGGCCTTCAATTACCAGATCCTGCCCTTTCGCCAGCACGAGATGCAGTCCCCGCGCACCACCATCCGCTCGGACGTCCTGTCCCTCGTCACCTTCGGCGGCACCCCCTACACCGACAACGACCGCACCGTGAGCTGCAAGGTGTACTACCTGCCCGATGCCAACGTGCGCCAGTTCAAGGAGCTGACGGAGATGGAGGTGGGCAGCAGCCACTCCTGCGTGGCCGTGCTCGACAACTTCGTCTACATCGTCGGAGGGCAGCACCTGCAGTACCGGAGCGGCGAGGGAGCGGTCGATATCTGCTACAGGTACGATCCGCACCTGAACCAGTGGCTGCGCATCCAGGCCATGCAGGAGAGCAGGATCCAGTTCCAGCTGAACGTCCTCCACGGCATGGTGTACGCCACCGGCGGGAGGAACCGCTCGGGGAGCTTGGCCTCCGTAGAGAAGTATTGCCCCAAAAATAACGAGTGGACTTACGTGTGCTCCCTGAAGCGCAGGACGTGGGGGCACGCTGGAGCCACGGTAGGAGACAAATTGTACATCTCGGGTGGGTACGGGATTTCGGTGGAAGACAAAAAAGCCCTGCACTGTTACGACCCGGCCGTGGATCAGTGGGAGTTTAAAACCCCAATGAATGAACCCAGAGTCCTGCATGCCATGGTGAGTGCAAATAATAGGATTTATGCTCTGGGAGGCCGCATGGACCACGTTGACCGTTGTTTCGATGTTTTGGCTGTGGAATATTACGTGCCTGAAACAGACCAATGGACAACGGTGAGCCCTATGCGTGCGGGTCAGTCGGAAGCTGGCTGTTGTttactagaaaaaaagatttatatcGTAGGAGGGTACAATTGGCATCTGAACAATGTTACGAGCATTGTGCAGGTGTACAACACAGAAACTGATGAATGGGAAAGAGACCTACATTTTCCAGAATCTTTCGCTGGGATAGCATGTGCTCCCGTGATACTGCCACAGGTAACGACCCAGAGATAA